CACTGGCACAGAACCGTCTGACCAGAAGTAAGGAGGTACAGCAGTAATGGCAAAACAGACAGACAATCAGGTAAGCGCAGTAAGGCGTGCAAAACACGGATGGATACTGACACTGTTTTTCAGCATTTTAGCTGTATTTTATCTGTATCCGATCTTTTTAGTGTTGATCAACTCGTTAAAGAAAAAAGGATTTATTATGAAAAGTCCTTTTGCACTTCCGGATGAGCGTTCTTTCTTCGGTATGACAAACTTTGTAAAGGGAATTGAGAAGACGAATTTCTTTGCAGCGTTCGGTAACTCGGTTATTATCACGGTAGGTTCCGTGGCAGTGATCATATTCTGCACATCCATGTGTGCATGGTTTATCACCAGAGTACATAATAAATTTACCATGGCACTTTACATGTTATGTCTTTTCTCCATGATCGTGCCGTTCCAGATGGTAATGTTCCCGTTATCTAAGCTGGCAAACATGATGCATTTGAGCAACCCGATCGGTATTATATTAGTATATCTGGGATTTGGAGCAGGGCTTGCGGTATTTATGTTCTGTGGATTTGTAAAGAGCATTCCGTTAGAGATCGAGGAGGCCGCCATGATCGATGGCTGTACACCCATCCAGACCTTCTTCCAGGTCGTATTCCCAATCATGAAACCAACGGTTATCACGGTTGCAATCTTACAGGCAATGTGGATCTGGAATGATTATCTGCTGCCGTATCTGGTACTTGACCTGAAAAAATATAAGACGATCCCGATTGTAATCCAGTATTTAAAAGGCGGTTACGGTGCGGTAGACTGGGGTACCATGATGGCGATGCTGGTACTCGCAATCATCCCGATCATCATTTTTTATGGAATCTGTCAGAAATATATTATTGAAGGAGTAGTTGCAGGAGCGGTAAAAGGCTGATATATTATTAAGAAATGTATATTTTTTGTTGAAATTTGACAAAAATTCAAATTTTACGAAAAAATACGAAAAAATAGTAGACAGGAATGAAAAATATGGTTACGATAAAAGACATAGCCAGGGAATCAGGATATTCCGTCAGTACCGTGTCACGTGTGCTGAATCACAGAAATGATGTCAGTCCGGATGCAAAAAAGAAAATCGAAAAAGTAGTCGCAGCGTATAATTTTGTGCCAAACAATAATGCGAAACATCTAAAACAGAGTAATTCCAAATCCATTGGTGTGCTGGTAAAAGGTATCCAAAATATGCTTTTTGCCAGCATCGTGGAAGAAATCCAGTGTATGATTGAAAATACAGACTATACGCTGATCGTATCCTATTTAGATGAGGATGCAGATGAGGTGGAGCAGGCAGTTCTCCTCTGCAGGGAGAGAAAGCCGCTTGGACTGCTCTTTTTAGGAGGTAATCCGGAGTATTTCAAAAAAGAATTTGCGCAGGTCGATGTGCCGTGTGTGCTTGTGACAAACCTTGCAGACCAGATGGATTTTCCAAACCTTTCTTCTGTTGCGACAGACGATATTGCCGCTGCAAAATGTGCAGTGGATGCGTTATTTGATGCAGGGCATACAAAAATCGGTATTTTAGGTGGTGATATTGAAAAATCATACACCAGTCATCAGCGGTTTATTGGCTGTCAGCAGAGCTTTCTTGAGCATGATATGGTGTTTGTGCCAGAGAAAAGTTACGAAAAAGCACGATTTTCCTATGACAGTGCATATCGTGCGATGAAACGTCTGATCGCACGATGCCCGGATATCACAGCGGTGTTTGCTATGTCAGATGTCATGGCGATCGGTGCGATCCGTGCATTGCGGGATTTAGAATACCGTGTGCCGGAGGATGTGTCGGTTATCGGATTTGACGGAACTGCACTGGCAGAATATTACAATCCAAAACTTGCAACGATCAAACAGCAGTATCAGACGCTTGCAACCAGAAGTGTGGAAATCCTGTTTGGACAAATTGAGTTAAAAAGGAGTCAGATCCATGAGATCGTCCCGTTTGAACTGGCGAGTGGAGAGAGTATTCAAAAAATCAGGTAACACATATAGATAGTAGGAGGAACAAATATTATGAGGACCAGCGGTGTGCTGATGCACATATCTTCCCTGCCGTCTCCTTACGGAATCGGTACTATGGGAAAAGAAGCAAGAAAATTTGCAGATTTTTTGAAAAAGGCAGGTCAGAAATACTGGCAGATCCTGCCAATCTGTCCGACCAGCTACGGAGATTCCCCGTATCAGTCTTTTTCCAGCTTTGCAGGTAATCCTTATTTTATTGATTTAGAATATCTTTGCAAAGAAAAATTACTGACAAAAAAAGAATGTGAATCATTTTCGTGGGGAACCAATCCGCAGTATGTGGATTATGGTCAGATGTATGCCTCACGTTATCCTTTGTTAAAGAAAGCATATGACAGGTTCCGGAAAAATGAGCCGGAAGATTTTGCAGCATTCTGCAAGGATGAAGCAGAGTGGCTGGATGAATATGCACTTTTTATGGCATTAAAAGATGCTAACGGCGGTGTTGCATGGTTTGAGTGGGAAAAAGACTTAAAAACCAGAAAAACGGAAGCCTTAAAAGAAGCGCGGGTTACCTATGCAGAAGATATTGCGTTTTATAAAATGTTACAGTATCTGTTCTTTAAACAGTGGTGGGATTTAAAAGCGTATGTCAATGATCTTGGTATTGAGATCATCGGTGACGTGCCGATCTATGTTGCCGGAGACAGTGCTGATGTCTGGGCAAATCCGGGACAGTTTTATCTCGATGAGGAGTTAAATCCGATCGATGTGGCAGGATGCCCGCCGGACGCATTTTCCGCAGACGGACAGCTCTGGGGCAATCCATTATTCCGCTGGGATGCCATGAAAAAAGACGGTTACAGCTGGTGGACAAAGCGTGTAAAAGCGATGTCAAAATTATACGATATCGTCCGTATCGATCATTTCCGCGGTTTCGATTCTTACTATGCGATCCCGGCAAAAGATGATACGGCGAGAAATGGTGAGTGGAGAAAAGGTCCTGGCATGGATCTGTTCCGTACGATGGAGAAAAAACTCGGAAAGTTAAATATCATCGTGGAGGATCTTGGTTTCCTTACACCTTCCGTTTTAAAACTGGTAAAAGATTCCGGATTCCCGGGAATGAAAGTCATCCAGTTTGCATTTGACTCGAGAGAGGGCAGCGACTATCTGCCGCACAATTATGAGAAACACTGTGTTGTTTATACCGGAACACATGACAATGATACGTTGATGGGCTGGATGAAGACGGCTCCGAAGGCAAGTGTCAAATTTGCAAAAGAGTACTTGAATCTCACGGAAGAAGAAGGGTTTAACTGGGGGATGATGCGCGGTGCATGGGCATCAGTCGGAGATATGGCGATCGTTCCGATGCAGGATCTGATCGGAATCGGATCCGAGGGACGTATGAATACACCATCCACACTTGGCGGCAACTGGGAGTGGAGAGCAACTTCAGACCAGATCACCGGAAAACTTGCAAAACGTCTTTATAAATATATGGAAATGTATGGACGACTGAACAAGGAGCCGGAAGAAGAGGCAGATGAAGCAGAAGTGCCTGCAGTGGAAAAATAATAAATCAAAGTGTTTATAAGTGAAAAAGGTTTTTGGGGATCTCAGCATGTAGCAGGCTGTGATCCCCTTTTTATATTGTGGGTTCCTTTTTGTCGGAAAATGTTTTAAAATAACATTCATAAAGGCAGAAAATGCCATAAAAATATTATACGTGGGGGCTACATGCTGTATTTTATTGTCAATGAAAAGTCAAAGAGTGGAAATGCAAAGCAGATCTGGAAAGATATAGAGGAAGTGCTTAAGGTAAGAAAT
The Roseburia rectibacter DNA segment above includes these coding regions:
- a CDS encoding carbohydrate ABC transporter permease codes for the protein MAKQTDNQVSAVRRAKHGWILTLFFSILAVFYLYPIFLVLINSLKKKGFIMKSPFALPDERSFFGMTNFVKGIEKTNFFAAFGNSVIITVGSVAVIIFCTSMCAWFITRVHNKFTMALYMLCLFSMIVPFQMVMFPLSKLANMMHLSNPIGIILVYLGFGAGLAVFMFCGFVKSIPLEIEEAAMIDGCTPIQTFFQVVFPIMKPTVITVAILQAMWIWNDYLLPYLVLDLKKYKTIPIVIQYLKGGYGAVDWGTMMAMLVLAIIPIIIFYGICQKYIIEGVVAGAVKG
- the malQ gene encoding 4-alpha-glucanotransferase, producing MRTSGVLMHISSLPSPYGIGTMGKEARKFADFLKKAGQKYWQILPICPTSYGDSPYQSFSSFAGNPYFIDLEYLCKEKLLTKKECESFSWGTNPQYVDYGQMYASRYPLLKKAYDRFRKNEPEDFAAFCKDEAEWLDEYALFMALKDANGGVAWFEWEKDLKTRKTEALKEARVTYAEDIAFYKMLQYLFFKQWWDLKAYVNDLGIEIIGDVPIYVAGDSADVWANPGQFYLDEELNPIDVAGCPPDAFSADGQLWGNPLFRWDAMKKDGYSWWTKRVKAMSKLYDIVRIDHFRGFDSYYAIPAKDDTARNGEWRKGPGMDLFRTMEKKLGKLNIIVEDLGFLTPSVLKLVKDSGFPGMKVIQFAFDSREGSDYLPHNYEKHCVVYTGTHDNDTLMGWMKTAPKASVKFAKEYLNLTEEEGFNWGMMRGAWASVGDMAIVPMQDLIGIGSEGRMNTPSTLGGNWEWRATSDQITGKLAKRLYKYMEMYGRLNKEPEEEADEAEVPAVEK
- a CDS encoding LacI family DNA-binding transcriptional regulator, with translation MKNMVTIKDIARESGYSVSTVSRVLNHRNDVSPDAKKKIEKVVAAYNFVPNNNAKHLKQSNSKSIGVLVKGIQNMLFASIVEEIQCMIENTDYTLIVSYLDEDADEVEQAVLLCRERKPLGLLFLGGNPEYFKKEFAQVDVPCVLVTNLADQMDFPNLSSVATDDIAAAKCAVDALFDAGHTKIGILGGDIEKSYTSHQRFIGCQQSFLEHDMVFVPEKSYEKARFSYDSAYRAMKRLIARCPDITAVFAMSDVMAIGAIRALRDLEYRVPEDVSVIGFDGTALAEYYNPKLATIKQQYQTLATRSVEILFGQIELKRSQIHEIVPFELASGESIQKIR